CGCCTACCATCAGGACAAGCTGGAACGCGGGTTCACGCAGATAATCGATGTCTGGGGCGCCGACCATCACGGCTACGCCCCGCGCGTCAAGGCCGCGCTGACGGCGCTGGGTTACGAGCCTGCCCGCCTGGACGTCTTGCTGGTGCAGTTCGCCAATCTTTACCGCGGCGGGCGCAAGGTACAGATGTCCACCCGGTCTGGCGAGTTCGTTACCCTGCGGGAGCTGCGCGGCGAGGTCGGCCGCGACGCCGCGCGGTTTTTCTATGTGATGCGCAAGTCCGACCAGCATCTGGATTTCGACCTGGACCTGGCGCGCTCGCAATCGCTGGACAACCCGGTTTTTTATATTCAGTATGCCCACGCGCGCATCTGTAGCGTGTTGCGGCAACTGGATGATAAACAACTGTTGTACGACCAGGCGGATGGGCTTGCGAACCTCGGCCGCTTGTCCGAGCCGCATGAACTCGGTCTGCTGGACCGGCTTGCGCGCTATCCCGAAACGGTGGAAGCCGCCGCCATGCTGCGCGAGCCGCATCAACTGGTGCACTATTTGCGCGCGCTCGCCAATGACTTTCACACCTATTACAACGCGCACCAGTTTCTGGTCGATGACCCAATAGTGCGCAACGCACGGCTGAACCTGATACTCGCCACGCGGCAGATCATCGTCAGCGGCCTCGAACTGCTGGGTGTGGCTGCGCCCGAGAAGATGTAACCCTAAAAGCCGGTCTTGAGTAACAAACCGGAGTCAGACCTGTACATGACACGAGACTATAAACACGCCGCGCGGCGCGATCAGGACACGCCAATGCCTGGCTGGATATGGCTGCTGACCGGCCTGGCGATGGGCTTGTCGGTCGCACTTGTGGTTTATCTAAACCAGCCGCGCCAGTCGCCGATGATGTCGCAAACCACACCAGACGATGCGCAGCCGGCAACGGCCACCACGAAAAAGGCGCCGGCCGAGCGGCGATTCGATTTTTATACGCTGCTGCCGGAACTGGAAGTCGTGGTGCCTGAAACGCGAGATCGACCATCGCCCGCCGCCGAAAACAGCGCCGCGCCGGTTGCCGCGCTCACGGGGCCGTACGTGTTGCAGGCAGGATCTTTCAGGCGTGCGCAGGAGGCGG
This sequence is a window from Gammaproteobacteria bacterium. Protein-coding genes within it:
- a CDS encoding SPOR domain-containing protein; the encoded protein is MTRDYKHAARRDQDTPMPGWIWLLTGLAMGLSVALVVYLNQPRQSPMMSQTTPDDAQPATATTKKAPAERRFDFYTLLPELEVVVPETRDRPSPAAENSAAPVAALTGPYVLQAGSFRRAQEADSLKASLALLGVQADIQTVTVDDSIWHRVRIGPYADFTELSKVRDQLERNQIDAVVLQERQ